A region from the Wansuia hejianensis genome encodes:
- a CDS encoding phage holin family protein, with product MEKTNVIKAGITAILSFLTSLCGALAVPILLMVLCNIIDYATGLMASSYRKERINSYKSIRGVIKKVCMWLLVVVGAIVDQLILYAGEVLGYKLPFTFLVSCVVAIWIVCSELISILENIVDMGVAIPGFLKPIVQKIRNAAEETAGIEEEKSSNRGGEE from the coding sequence ATGGAAAAGACAAATGTAATCAAAGCGGGAATTACGGCGATCCTATCTTTCTTGACCAGTCTGTGCGGGGCATTGGCGGTGCCCATCCTGCTGATGGTGCTGTGTAACATCATTGATTATGCAACAGGATTGATGGCCTCCTCTTACCGGAAGGAACGGATTAATTCATACAAATCGATCCGGGGAGTGATCAAGAAGGTATGCATGTGGCTGTTAGTGGTGGTCGGCGCCATCGTGGATCAGCTGATTTTGTATGCAGGAGAAGTACTGGGATACAAACTGCCTTTTACGTTTTTGGTATCCTGTGTGGTAGCGATTTGGATTGTCTGCAGTGAGCTGATTAGCATACTGGAGAACATCGTAGATATGGGGGTGGCAATCCCCGGGTTTTTGAAACCGATCGTACAAAAAATAAGAAACGCCGCGGAGGAAACGGCCGGTATAGAGGAAGAGAAGAGTAGTAACCGCGGCGGAGAAGAGTAA
- a CDS encoding SpoIID/LytB domain-containing protein → MKESAKYLFSVGVLLLMLPFLLTVILSGKGAVSVSKDIDIEMLLPVRLYQEIPEDAEAEMIKAQAILARSRLYRELSEGGNAREILEKNREYEKAHTVYPDVMTSCRQAVADTEGLVLTYGGQVVEGPFFACGNGKTRDGIEVMSKDDYGWLVSVESSMDIDSPGYLSGTLFGRADLYQKLLDYTGDTSLKEETVYEQISVLSTDSAGYVMEVQVADTHLSGENFRKLLELPSACFSMQELDGNLRFLCKGAGHGLGMSQYGANVLAEQGKSCTEILKYYFPRCDVMQR, encoded by the coding sequence ATGAAAGAATCAGCGAAATATTTGTTTTCGGTCGGGGTGCTGCTGTTGATGCTCCCGTTTCTGCTTACCGTAATACTGTCTGGAAAGGGAGCGGTATCCGTATCAAAAGATATTGATATAGAGATGCTGCTCCCTGTCCGCCTTTATCAGGAGATACCGGAGGATGCGGAGGCTGAGATGATTAAGGCCCAGGCTATACTGGCCAGGAGCCGCCTGTATCGGGAGCTTTCAGAAGGCGGGAATGCCAGGGAGATCCTGGAGAAAAACAGAGAATATGAAAAGGCTCATACCGTCTATCCGGATGTTATGACGAGCTGCAGACAGGCTGTGGCAGATACAGAAGGGCTGGTGCTTACATATGGCGGACAGGTCGTGGAAGGGCCGTTTTTTGCCTGTGGCAACGGGAAGACCAGGGACGGAATTGAGGTCATGAGTAAAGATGATTACGGATGGCTGGTGAGTGTGGAGAGCAGTATGGATATAGACAGCCCCGGTTATCTGTCCGGGACTCTATTTGGGAGAGCAGATTTATATCAGAAGCTGCTGGACTATACAGGGGATACCTCACTGAAGGAGGAAACCGTCTATGAACAAATCAGTGTCCTGTCTACAGACAGCGCGGGATACGTAATGGAGGTTCAGGTGGCGGACACCCACCTTTCCGGTGAAAATTTCCGGAAACTGCTGGAACTCCCCTCGGCCTGTTTCTCCATGCAGGAGCTGGACGGAAATCTGCGGTTTCTCTGTAAAGGAGCCGGGCATGGGCTGGGAATGAGCCAGTATGGGGCGAATGTTCTGGCGGAGCAGGGAAAGAGCTGCACGGAAATTCTGAAGTACTACTTTCCACGATGCGATGTCATGCAGAGATGA
- a CDS encoding type II toxin-antitoxin system HicB family antitoxin: protein MAKYVYPAVFTPEENGNYSILFPDLDGCYTCGDSLEDGIEMAEDALALILYGYEKDNKSIPAPSNHETIALKPGEFVNYIACDTMIYRKMYNNKAVKKTLTIPEWLNEAATAAGLNFSQVLQEALIQKMQNH from the coding sequence ATGGCAAAATATGTATACCCAGCAGTCTTTACACCTGAAGAAAACGGAAATTATTCTATTCTTTTTCCTGACTTAGATGGTTGCTATACCTGTGGGGATAGTTTAGAAGATGGTATTGAAATGGCCGAAGACGCACTGGCACTTATATTATATGGATATGAAAAAGACAATAAATCAATACCTGCTCCATCTAATCATGAAACTATTGCACTAAAACCCGGTGAATTTGTAAATTACATCGCCTGTGACACTATGATTTATCGAAAAATGTATAATAATAAAGCAGTAAAAAAAACCCTTACTATTCCAGAATGGCTAAATGAAGCCGCTACTGCTGCCGGGTTAAATTTCTCCCAGGTATTGCAGGAAGCTTTAATTCAAAAAATGCAGAATCATTAA
- a CDS encoding BppU family phage baseplate upper protein, translated as MEIPYTLIIDLARPLKSNTILISEGDARSRRLYIVLMNNGKKLDMKDVQTVTIKGVKADDTILFGDCTIVTDAEGQPTNTVTYVLPSALADLPGRTTYTLTLNSETAELITTPEFYTQTNRQLYDEDDYLSESDLSGFRDYMNRSLAAATAAEHAKAQAQTSETAAGVSASHAQASETAAKQYEELIEEQIRNHIKGPVGPQGEKGETGPAGADGKTPAFSINSAGHLIATFE; from the coding sequence ATGGAGATACCCTATACATTGATCATAGACCTGGCCAGGCCTTTAAAAAGTAATACCATCCTGATCAGTGAAGGGGATGCCCGGTCGAGACGCTTATACATCGTCCTGATGAACAACGGGAAAAAGCTGGATATGAAGGATGTGCAGACCGTGACCATCAAAGGGGTAAAGGCGGACGATACGATCCTCTTTGGGGACTGCACGATCGTGACAGACGCAGAAGGCCAGCCCACAAACACAGTGACCTATGTCCTGCCGTCCGCCCTTGCGGATCTGCCGGGGCGCACCACCTATACCCTGACGCTGAACAGTGAGACGGCAGAGCTCATCACCACCCCGGAGTTTTACACCCAGACCAACCGGCAGCTCTATGACGAGGATGATTACCTGTCGGAATCAGATCTGTCGGGCTTCCGGGACTATATGAACCGGTCGTTGGCGGCGGCGACGGCAGCGGAACACGCAAAGGCGCAGGCACAGACCAGCGAGACGGCAGCCGGCGTATCCGCGTCTCATGCACAGGCCAGCGAAACGGCAGCGAAGCAGTATGAGGAGCTGATCGAAGAGCAGATCAGGAACCATATAAAGGGTCCGGTAGGTCCGCAAGGCGAAAAGGGAGAGACCGGTCCGGCAGGAGCGGACGGGAAAACCCCCGCATTTTCTATTAATAGTGCGGGACATCTGATCGCAACCTTCGAATAA
- a CDS encoding peptidoglycan-binding protein yields MSCENYKQYDNRWASKRYAGDTMAGSGCGPTAVANIVQQMPTEVAKYIESKGGTVSGHGTIWSYIDVALDHFGYNGRQLNGTSLYGVQGSAAETTWKNAMWAGNHYGILLMGPGVFTKGGHYITITEYDGNRCYVHDPASAARDGWHPWSDFEGRVKVFYLADRADRKDSAGSGAEETSVNTYSFGLEQIDLGSVGIYVLLAQEILLPRGFYKGTLDRSFGPLMEAAVRAYQKSRGFLAVDGSLGAATWADLLALPKRNGLYVLKQVKTGDQGVEVLLLQEILKARGYYKGGLDWSFGPQTEKAARKYQADRGLKVDGVAGPETWKDLIAL; encoded by the coding sequence ATGTCATGTGAGAATTACAAGCAGTATGACAACCGATGGGCCAGCAAGCGTTATGCTGGTGACACCATGGCCGGATCTGGCTGCGGGCCGACCGCGGTGGCCAATATCGTCCAACAGATGCCCACGGAGGTTGCAAAATACATAGAATCGAAGGGCGGCACAGTCTCCGGGCACGGGACGATCTGGTCCTATATAGACGTGGCCCTGGATCACTTTGGATATAATGGGAGGCAGCTAAACGGAACAAGCCTGTATGGCGTACAGGGAAGCGCTGCGGAGACAACCTGGAAGAACGCCATGTGGGCAGGAAACCACTACGGGATCCTGCTCATGGGACCGGGCGTATTTACGAAAGGCGGACATTATATCACGATTACCGAGTATGACGGCAACCGATGTTACGTACATGACCCGGCATCAGCCGCAAGGGACGGCTGGCACCCGTGGAGCGATTTTGAGGGGCGTGTGAAGGTATTTTACCTGGCAGATCGGGCAGATCGGAAGGATTCTGCAGGCAGCGGCGCGGAAGAGACGTCTGTGAACACCTACAGCTTCGGGCTGGAACAGATTGATCTGGGAAGTGTTGGGATCTATGTCCTGCTGGCGCAGGAGATCCTGCTGCCGCGGGGATTCTACAAAGGGACACTGGATCGCAGCTTTGGCCCGCTGATGGAAGCGGCTGTCAGGGCATACCAGAAGAGCCGCGGCTTCCTGGCCGTAGACGGAAGTTTGGGAGCTGCTACCTGGGCGGATCTCCTGGCGCTGCCAAAAAGAAACGGCCTCTATGTGCTGAAACAGGTAAAAACCGGAGATCAGGGAGTGGAAGTCCTGCTCCTGCAGGAGATCCTGAAAGCAAGGGGCTATTATAAAGGCGGCCTGGACTGGAGCTTTGGACCGCAGACAGAGAAAGCAGCCAGAAAGTATCAGGCGGACCGCGGTCTGAAAGTAGACGGCGTGGCAGGGCCGGAAACCTGGAAAGACTTGATCGCGCTGTAA
- the trhA gene encoding PAQR family membrane homeostasis protein TrhA, protein MKSVAVKQNSRLKDPGSAITHGIGCMLSVLAAPALLEKAAAGRGIPGVVTLGIFMLSMILLYGASTLYHSLDVNPGVNRRLRKMDHMMIFILIAGSYTPVCTLVMGGRAGTILCTVIWAMALAGMLIKGIWITCPKWFSSVIYIAMGWLVVVSFPWLLPVLSKPAFSWLFAGGVIYTVGGIIYALRPTAFDRRHPCFGSHEIFHLFVMGGSFCHFMMMYLYVA, encoded by the coding sequence ATGAAAAGCGTTGCAGTGAAACAAAATTCCCGGCTGAAAGATCCTGGCAGCGCGATTACTCATGGCATCGGATGTATGCTTTCTGTTCTGGCCGCTCCTGCCTTATTGGAAAAAGCCGCCGCCGGACGCGGGATTCCGGGAGTGGTGACGTTAGGAATATTTATGCTCAGCATGATCCTGCTGTATGGCGCCAGCACCTTATACCACAGCCTGGATGTAAATCCCGGTGTGAACCGCCGTCTGCGGAAGATGGATCATATGATGATTTTCATTCTGATAGCCGGAAGCTATACTCCGGTCTGTACCCTGGTGATGGGAGGCAGGGCAGGAACAATACTCTGTACCGTAATCTGGGCGATGGCGCTGGCCGGAATGCTGATAAAGGGTATCTGGATCACCTGTCCCAAATGGTTTTCATCCGTCATATATATAGCGATGGGCTGGCTGGTAGTAGTAAGCTTCCCCTGGCTTCTGCCCGTGCTGTCTAAACCCGCCTTCAGCTGGCTGTTTGCAGGAGGCGTGATCTACACAGTGGGTGGAATTATCTATGCGCTCAGGCCCACAGCATTCGACAGACGACATCCCTGCTTCGGCAGCCACGAAATCTTCCATCTGTTCGTAATGGGGGGAAGCTTTTGTCATTTTATGATGATGTATCTCTACGTGGCCTGA
- a CDS encoding S1 RNA-binding domain-containing protein: MSEENMSMDDFSQAVDASFNTFKDEDQMAWEKVKQYREEKTVLTVTVDGIVNKGVVSYVEGIRGFIPASRLALGHVADLNEYLGKEIQVQVFDVDEEKNRLMLSARELLRAKAEEEKKAKIAAVAVGTVMDGVVESLQPYGAFVKLDDSMTGLVHVSQISHTRIKDPSVVLKVGDEVKVKVIAIKDGKLSLSIKALAEDKAAAEEEEIRNIKLPKSEELTTNLGELFKNLKL; encoded by the coding sequence ATGTCAGAAGAAAACATGAGTATGGACGATTTTTCCCAGGCAGTTGATGCTTCTTTCAACACCTTCAAGGATGAAGACCAGATGGCTTGGGAAAAAGTAAAACAGTACCGGGAGGAAAAAACTGTTTTAACTGTAACCGTAGACGGAATCGTGAATAAGGGCGTCGTTTCATACGTAGAAGGCATCCGTGGATTTATCCCCGCCTCCCGCCTGGCCCTGGGCCACGTAGCGGACTTAAACGAGTACCTCGGAAAAGAGATCCAGGTTCAGGTTTTTGACGTAGACGAGGAGAAGAACCGTCTGATGCTCTCTGCCCGCGAACTCCTCCGGGCTAAAGCCGAGGAAGAGAAAAAAGCCAAAATAGCGGCCGTCGCTGTCGGTACTGTCATGGATGGCGTCGTGGAAAGTCTTCAGCCTTACGGCGCTTTCGTAAAGCTGGACGACAGCATGACCGGACTGGTACATGTGTCACAGATTTCACACACGCGCATTAAAGACCCTTCTGTAGTTCTGAAGGTAGGCGATGAGGTTAAGGTTAAAGTAATTGCCATCAAGGACGGAAAACTGAGCCTGTCCATCAAGGCACTTGCCGAGGACAAGGCTGCTGCTGAGGAAGAGGAAATACGCAATATCAAGCTTCCGAAAAGCGAAGAGCTGACAACAAATCTGGGAGAGCTCTTTAAAAATCTGAAGTTATGA
- a CDS encoding DEAD/DEAH box helicase → MSQISLFDSLSLSPQLSRAVSEIGYTQATDIQAQAIPYLLEGRDVIGRSSTGTGKTAAFGIPAVECVDGGMKRPQVLVLSPTRELAMQIALEMQKFAKYKEGICVATVYGGASMTDQIRILKRANIVIGTPGRLMDHLRRKTLKLNDIKMVVLDEADEMLSMGFVEDIQTILMQAPSERQTVLFSATMPPAILSIARQFLSDPQMVDVMEGQEVQADIEQTYYYVPRAKKQEALSLLLQQGGARRALVFCNTKSMVDELAATLRRQGIRAAGLHGDMTQTLRTQVMKGFRSGSTQILVATDVAARGIDVSEIEVVINFDLPQSFEYYVHRIGRTGRAGKRGLSQTLITDSGQAATLRRLMRFTGSEIAERRLPTGKDMMKHAVAKAADETLPLLEQGTGKAARMLVNRLKGDEYSGLDAEQVALILAEKLIGGDSQFQTLAVPETRGGSRQNFRNDYSGAARRAKRTGRRSGPVTSAGRSAKHS, encoded by the coding sequence ATGTCGCAAATTTCTTTATTTGATTCACTGTCACTGTCACCGCAGCTGTCACGCGCTGTTTCTGAGATTGGTTATACGCAGGCCACAGATATTCAGGCGCAGGCAATCCCTTATCTGCTGGAGGGGCGGGATGTAATCGGCCGCAGCAGCACCGGTACGGGAAAAACTGCCGCGTTTGGAATTCCAGCTGTGGAGTGTGTGGATGGCGGGATGAAACGTCCGCAGGTGCTCGTGCTGTCGCCGACCCGGGAACTGGCCATGCAGATTGCGCTGGAAATGCAGAAATTTGCGAAATACAAAGAGGGGATCTGTGTTGCCACGGTCTATGGCGGGGCGTCGATGACGGATCAGATTCGTATTTTGAAACGGGCGAATATTGTCATTGGAACGCCGGGGCGCCTGATGGATCATCTGCGCCGTAAAACGCTGAAGCTGAACGATATTAAGATGGTCGTACTGGATGAAGCGGATGAAATGCTGAGCATGGGGTTTGTGGAGGATATCCAGACGATTTTGATGCAGGCGCCCAGCGAACGGCAGACGGTACTTTTTTCCGCAACTATGCCGCCGGCGATTCTTTCCATCGCCCGTCAATTCCTCAGCGATCCCCAGATGGTGGATGTGATGGAGGGTCAGGAAGTCCAGGCAGATATTGAACAGACGTATTATTATGTACCCCGCGCAAAAAAGCAGGAGGCTCTTTCCCTGCTGCTGCAGCAGGGCGGCGCCCGGCGCGCGCTGGTGTTCTGCAATACAAAAAGTATGGTGGATGAGCTTGCAGCAACTCTGCGCAGGCAGGGTATCCGGGCTGCCGGGCTGCACGGCGATATGACACAGACCCTGAGGACCCAGGTGATGAAAGGGTTTCGCAGCGGCAGCACACAGATTCTGGTTGCAACAGATGTTGCCGCGCGGGGGATAGATGTTTCAGAAATAGAGGTAGTAATTAACTTCGATCTGCCCCAGAGCTTTGAATATTATGTGCACCGCATTGGCCGTACAGGGCGGGCGGGGAAAAGAGGCCTGTCGCAAACGCTTATTACCGACAGCGGGCAGGCAGCTACCCTGCGCCGGCTGATGCGTTTTACCGGGAGTGAAATTGCAGAACGCCGTCTTCCCACTGGAAAGGATATGATGAAACATGCGGTTGCGAAAGCCGCGGATGAGACACTTCCCCTCCTGGAGCAGGGGACGGGAAAAGCCGCCCGGATGCTAGTTAACCGGCTGAAGGGAGATGAATATTCAGGCCTTGATGCGGAACAGGTTGCTTTAATACTGGCTGAGAAATTAATTGGCGGGGACAGCCAGTTTCAGACACTTGCCGTACCGGAGACCAGGGGCGGATCAAGACAAAACTTCAGAAATGACTATTCCGGCGCGGCGCGGAGGGCTAAAAGGACGGGAAGACGTTCCGGGCCTGTCACGTCTGCGGGGAGATCTGCAAAGCACAGCTGA
- a CDS encoding M23 family metallopeptidase: MKSNQRKVRLAVSGLLLAAVVATGIFAYNQDHAKEEQAKAQQEEVKDNLSESTEEPAEDVNTSNADADLPENETAETSPTVTPEVTATPEPTEAPSETPAPEAGQTATDTVLPNLDFNENTVLTAPMSGISGEVLIPYSMDSTVYFPTLDVYKCSPAVVLAAEVDTPVAAVAKSQVVSVEETAETGLTLTMDMGNGYQAVYGQLKDVTLQAGDTVEAGTVIGNISEPTRYYVKEGSNLYFGMTKDGASLDPTEYLALQAE, from the coding sequence ATGAAATCTAATCAGAGAAAAGTACGTCTGGCAGTTTCCGGTTTGCTGCTGGCCGCAGTAGTCGCTACCGGAATCTTTGCGTATAATCAGGATCATGCGAAAGAGGAACAGGCCAAGGCGCAGCAGGAAGAAGTAAAGGATAACCTTTCAGAATCCACAGAAGAACCGGCAGAAGACGTAAACACCAGCAATGCAGACGCTGATCTGCCCGAAAATGAGACTGCGGAGACAAGCCCCACAGTGACGCCGGAAGTGACGGCGACACCAGAGCCTACAGAAGCACCGTCTGAAACACCTGCCCCGGAAGCCGGACAGACTGCTACAGATACGGTACTCCCGAATCTGGACTTTAATGAGAATACTGTGCTGACGGCACCCATGTCAGGAATCTCCGGCGAAGTGCTGATTCCCTACAGCATGGACAGCACTGTGTATTTCCCCACTCTGGATGTGTATAAGTGCAGCCCGGCGGTAGTGTTGGCTGCTGAAGTGGACACGCCTGTTGCGGCTGTTGCCAAAAGCCAGGTAGTTTCCGTAGAAGAAACGGCAGAGACAGGGCTGACACTTACAATGGATATGGGTAACGGATATCAGGCAGTTTACGGACAGTTGAAGGATGTCACACTGCAGGCCGGCGATACGGTAGAAGCCGGAACGGTGATCGGCAATATCAGTGAGCCCACGAGATATTACGTAAAAGAGGGAAGCAATCTGTATTTTGGAATGACAAAAGACGGAGCGTCTCTGGACCCAACAGAATATCTGGCACTTCAGGCGGAGTAA
- a CDS encoding type II toxin-antitoxin system HicA family toxin, protein MKTQELIKLLKKNKCYIIRNGSRHDIWYSEITKRQFPVPRHKAEVPIGTLNNILTDAGLRK, encoded by the coding sequence ATGAAGACTCAAGAATTAATAAAGCTTCTTAAAAAGAACAAATGCTACATAATACGAAACGGGAGTCGACATGATATATGGTACAGCGAGATTACAAAGAGACAATTCCCGGTTCCCAGGCACAAAGCCGAAGTACCAATTGGAACACTTAATAACATACTTACCGATGCGGGGCTTAGAAAATAA
- a CDS encoding sporulation initiation factor Spo0A C-terminal domain-containing protein gives MKRTDKLLQQAKFSKRYQGYHYLLLCVELAAEDESRLCSLIKQIYQPVADQYQLTYQDIERNIRTARDYAWQNGGKEFIEKISSGKFYEPPTVGELIEILAGYLNEDN, from the coding sequence ATGAAAAGAACAGATAAGCTTTTGCAACAGGCAAAATTTTCAAAGCGTTATCAAGGTTATCATTACCTGCTTCTATGCGTAGAATTAGCTGCCGAAGATGAATCACGATTATGTTCATTAATCAAACAGATTTACCAGCCTGTAGCAGACCAGTATCAGCTCACCTATCAAGACATCGAGCGAAATATTCGAACTGCCCGTGACTACGCCTGGCAAAATGGCGGGAAAGAATTTATCGAAAAAATCAGCAGTGGAAAGTTCTATGAACCTCCGACTGTAGGAGAACTAATAGAAATACTTGCAGGATATCTAAATGAGGATAACTAA
- a CDS encoding BppU family phage baseplate upper protein, with amino-acid sequence MQIDYTLVMDFARPKKSYSILIAEGDQRSRVLKVVLMNNGKAMDLSDVQTATIKAVKPDEAIVFGDGTIETDGTGNPTNVVSYVLPADLSDVVGRTSVTVTLVSEAAERITTPEFYVIVGNQLYNENDYVSESDLTGFQDLLNRALAAVKKAEQLAVSLPCPYALSVVLGNTTYTYDGSAAVTVELTDGNNLSY; translated from the coding sequence ATGCAGATTGACTATACCCTGGTGATGGATTTCGCCAGGCCAAAGAAGAGCTACAGCATCCTGATCGCCGAGGGGGACCAAAGAAGCCGGGTGCTGAAAGTTGTCCTCATGAACAATGGAAAAGCCATGGATCTGTCCGACGTCCAGACCGCCACCATCAAGGCGGTCAAGCCGGACGAAGCGATTGTTTTTGGGGACGGGACGATCGAGACGGATGGAACAGGGAATCCAACAAACGTGGTATCCTACGTGCTGCCGGCGGATCTCTCGGACGTGGTGGGAAGGACGTCTGTGACCGTCACACTGGTCAGCGAAGCGGCCGAGCGGATCACCACGCCGGAGTTTTATGTGATCGTCGGGAATCAGCTATACAACGAAAATGATTACGTGTCGGAGTCGGATCTGACGGGCTTCCAGGATCTCTTAAACCGGGCCCTGGCGGCGGTGAAAAAGGCGGAGCAGCTGGCGGTCTCCCTGCCCTGCCCCTACGCGCTCTCCGTCGTCCTTGGGAACACCACCTATACCTATGACGGGTCGGCGGCGGTGACCGTGGAGCTGACGGACGGGAACAACCTGTCGTATTGA
- a CDS encoding collagen-like triple helix repeat-containing protein, with the protein MATITIDLGKVTGKSAYETAVEKGYTGTEEEWLASLVGPKGEAGERGPKGAKGDPGETGPKGAKGDPGETGPQGAKGDPGEKGEAGAEGLSIFKSSRNTSTLATSIPLSTITIPEGRSLKAGDLLLANDTYSYLYRVIAVTSDAASVTYLCRLRGEDGAMGIVDYQTAMNLAHPVGEVIMFLDDTDPNNLYRQFGQVWENTGATQDGLAMRWVRTS; encoded by the coding sequence ATGGCAACAATTACGATTGACTTAGGCAAGGTAACGGGAAAATCCGCCTATGAGACAGCGGTAGAAAAGGGCTATACCGGCACAGAAGAGGAGTGGCTGGCATCCCTGGTGGGACCGAAGGGCGAAGCAGGAGAGAGAGGGCCAAAAGGAGCGAAAGGGGATCCGGGAGAGACGGGGCCAAAAGGAGCGAAAGGGGATCCGGGAGAGACGGGGCCACAAGGAGCAAAAGGAGATCCGGGAGAAAAAGGGGAAGCCGGAGCAGAAGGACTGAGCATTTTTAAAAGCAGCAGAAACACAAGCACTCTTGCAACCAGCATTCCTTTGTCGACGATTACCATTCCGGAAGGTAGGAGCTTGAAGGCAGGAGATCTTCTATTGGCAAACGATACGTACTCCTATCTGTACCGCGTAATTGCAGTAACTTCCGACGCAGCAAGTGTTACCTATCTGTGCAGATTAAGAGGGGAAGACGGAGCCATGGGGATCGTGGACTACCAAACGGCGATGAATTTAGCGCACCCGGTAGGAGAAGTCATAATGTTTCTAGATGATACGGATCCGAATAACTTGTATCGCCAGTTTGGGCAGGTATGGGAAAACACGGGAGCTACACAGGACGGACTGGCAATGAGATGGGTGCGGACATCTTAA
- a CDS encoding GIY-YIG nuclease family protein has product MNYTYILRCSDGTYYTGWTNDLEKRIQNHNEGKGAKYTKARRPVTLVYYEKFEQKEAAMRREWEIKQLTRQEKELLFM; this is encoded by the coding sequence ATGAACTATACATACATATTGAGGTGCAGCGACGGTACGTATTATACTGGTTGGACAAATGACCTGGAAAAAAGGATACAGAATCACAACGAAGGTAAAGGGGCGAAGTACACAAAAGCCCGCCGTCCGGTTACACTGGTCTATTATGAGAAATTTGAACAAAAAGAAGCCGCCATGCGAAGAGAATGGGAAATAAAACAGCTTACCAGACAAGAAAAAGAGCTGCTATTTATGTGA